From the genome of Leishmania infantum JPCM5 genome chromosome 34, one region includes:
- a CDS encoding phosphomannomutase-like protein, with the protein MLSLDAKVEQWLAWDRDPATRQVIESLAAEKDTAELRRRLETRMKFSTAGLRSTMGAGSAHMNRLTVLQTAQGLAAYVKQQFAPAELSRGVVIGYDGRHHSREFGEITATVMHQQGIKTYLYRHCIPTPFVPYGVRFFNALAGVMVTASHNPKEYNGLKVYWSNGAQIVAPLDASIAASIEANLTPLESSWAPFTATDHVDPYDVVFEDYFATLRSSYAPASDASAVRFTFTAMHGVGTRFTTHGLRHVLGLPASHLSVVAEQAEPNPDFPTVRFPNPEEGQSALALSFATAETYGASVVLANDPDADRLAVAERLPNEEGWHILTGNEIGALLGWWAMERARRQGIALERCLLMSTVVSSCILKTMAAREGAQYSETLTGFKFMGNKALERKASEGLQTLFAYEEAIGFMWGERVMDKDGVTAAVVVADLACYLRKERRRSLVEHLQSLYQQYGYHFTHSSYMMIDDPSRTKVLLQSIRTAASGDYPSQVAGRPVTRVVDLAAQVDTAAPSRRPSLGKTPMITFHVGGGMSITIRGSGTEPKIKWYAELVTKDAAGQQVLNAFVAKAVHQLTQPHKFGLVMRPEDAETFSKL; encoded by the coding sequence ATGTTATCCCTCGATGCGAAGGTGGAGCAGTGGCTGGCCTGGGACCGTGATCCGGCTACGCGTCAGGTGATCGAATCCCTGGCAGCCGAGAAGGACACGGCGGAGCTGAGACGCCGCCTCGAGACGCGCATGAAgttcagcaccgccggccTGCGGTCTACCATGGGGGCCGGAAGCGCTCACATGAATCGTCTCACGGTGCTGCAGACGGCTCAGGGGCTGGCGGCGTACGTGAAGCAACAGTTCGCCCCCGCGGAGCTCTcgcgcggcgtcgtcatCGGCTACGATGGGCGACATCACAGCCGCGAGTTTGGCGAGATCACAGCCACTGTCATGCATCAGCAGGGCATCAAGACGTACCTGTACCGCCACTGCATCCCCACACCGTTTGTGCCGTACGGCGTCAGGTTCTTTAACGCGTTGGCCGGGGTGATGGTGACGGCCAGCCACAACCCCAAAGAGTACAACGGCTTAAAGGTGTATTGGTCGAACGGGGCGCAGATTGTCGCCCCGCTGGATGCGTCGATCGCCGCCAGCATCGAGGCGAACCTCACTCCTCTCGAGTCTTCGTGGGCCCCGTTCACCGCGACCGACCACGTAGACCCGTACGACGTCGTTTTCGAAGACTACTTCGCCACGCTGCGCTCCTCCTACGCCCCGGCCAGCGACGCGTCCGCCGTGCGCTTCACCTTCACCGCCATGCATGGTGTAGGGACCCGTTTCACGACGCATGGGCTTCGGCACGTGCTGGGGCTTCCTGCGTCGCACCTCAGTGTTGTGGCAGAGCAAGCCGAGCCGAACCCGGACTTCCCTACCGTGCGCTTCCCGAATCCGGAGGAGGGCCAGTCGGCGTTAGCCTTGTCCTTTGCAACAGCAGAGACCTACGGCGCTTCCGTCGTGCTTGCGAATGACCCGGATGCCGACCGcctcgccgtggcggagcgTCTTCCCAATGAGGAGGGGTGGCACATATTGACGGGCAACGAGATCGGTGCACTGCTGGGGTGGTGGGCAATGgagcgagcgcggcggcagggcaTCGCGCTCGAGCGCTGCCTGCTGATGTCGACTGTTGTCAGCTCGTGCATCCTCAAGACGATGGCGGccagggagggggcgcaaTACTCGGAGACACTGACGGGCTTCAAGTTTATGGGCAACAAGGCACTGGAGCGGAAGGCGTCGGAAGGGTTGCAGACGCTCTTTGCGTACGAGGAGGCTATTGGGTTCATGTGGGGCGAGCGGGTGATGGACAAGGACGGCGTGACGGCTGCGGTCGTTGTCGCCGACCTCGCCTGCTACCTCCggaaggagaggcggcgctcgctGGTGGAGCACCTGCAGAGCTTGTACCAGCAGTACGGCTACCATTTCACGCACAGCTCCTACATGATGATAGATGACCCGTCACGGACTAAGGTGCTCTTGCAGAGCATCCGTACTGCGGCTTCAGGGGATTACCCCTCTCAGGTGGCGGGGCGGCCAGTAACGCGCGTGGTAGACCTCGCGGCGCAGGTAGACACGGCTGCCCCGTCTCGACGGCCGTCTCTCGGCAAGACGCCCATGATCACCTTTCACGTGGGCGGCGGCATGAGCATCACTATtcgaggcagcggcacggagCCGAAGATCAAGTGGTACGCCGAGCTGGTGACCAAGGACGCGGCGGGACAGCAGGTGCTGAACGCTTTCGTGGCAAAGGCCGTGCACCAACTTACGCAGCCGCACAAGTTCGGTCTCGTCATGCGCCCCGAAGACGCGGAGACGTTTAGTAAGCTCTAG